In Pectobacterium aroidearum, the following are encoded in one genomic region:
- a CDS encoding conjugal transfer protein TraD — protein MTTKTIKQQIASVQERLYFLEAKKKQQTKKENTRQKIIFGAEVAKVLGCDIGYVDKELVFGILLDIPNLHESDIERYKAQGQTYIENVINKSKQ, from the coding sequence ATGACAACAAAAACAATTAAACAACAAATTGCTTCAGTACAAGAACGCTTATACTTCTTGGAAGCAAAAAAGAAACAACAAACAAAAAAAGAAAACACACGTCAGAAAATTATTTTCGGTGCAGAGGTTGCCAAAGTATTAGGATGTGATATTGGTTATGTAGATAAGGAATTGGTCTTTGGGATTCTGCTTGATATCCCAAATCTTCATGAAAGCGATATTGAAAGGTATAAAGCACAAGGCCAAACTTATATCGAAAATGTTATAAATAAATCCAAACAGTAA
- a CDS encoding DUF2501 domain-containing protein, with translation MKSVRNAVGVVGLATFIVSGYVQAASLQDSLSNAVGQFSQNNSSSEALSGLSGLLTNGNQALSAGNMNNAAGILQYCLKQKLVSATNTENIKNQLLDKLGLSSQDEKKQTDYTQGLAGLLNTRDGKQLNLNNIGNTPLAEKVKTKACDLVLKQGIKFIS, from the coding sequence ATGAAATCAGTCAGAAACGCAGTAGGTGTCGTTGGTTTGGCTACTTTTATAGTGTCGGGTTATGTTCAGGCAGCAAGTCTACAGGACTCGCTTTCCAATGCAGTTGGTCAATTCAGTCAAAATAACTCTTCATCTGAAGCGTTGAGTGGACTTTCTGGACTTCTTACAAACGGTAATCAGGCGCTGAGTGCTGGCAATATGAATAATGCTGCTGGGATTTTGCAATATTGCCTGAAACAGAAACTGGTTTCTGCAACCAACACGGAAAATATCAAAAATCAATTGCTGGACAAGCTTGGTTTAAGCTCTCAGGATGAGAAAAAACAGACAGATTACACACAGGGACTGGCTGGCCTTTTGAATACCCGTGATGGAAAACAGTTGAACCTGAACAATATCGGAAATACGCCATTGGCTGAAAAAGTCAAAACCAAGGCTTGCGATCTGGTGCTAAAGCAGGGGATAAAATTTATTTCCTGA
- a CDS encoding H-NS family nucleoid-associated regulatory protein — protein MSEALKVLNNIRTLRAQARETDLATLEEMLEKLTVIVEERREEETKVQQEQAERLAKIEALRAKLLEDGIDPAELLGSVSATKSAKSKRAPRPAKYKYVDENGSEKLWTGQGRTPKAIAAALENGKTLEDFEI, from the coding sequence ATGAGTGAAGCTCTCAAAGTATTAAATAACATTCGTACCCTGCGTGCTCAGGCACGAGAAACCGATCTGGCGACACTGGAAGAAATGCTGGAAAAGCTCACCGTTATTGTTGAAGAGCGCCGCGAAGAAGAAACCAAAGTTCAACAAGAACAGGCTGAACGTCTGGCAAAAATTGAAGCCCTTCGTGCCAAACTGTTAGAAGATGGTATCGATCCGGCTGAACTGCTTGGTTCTGTTTCTGCCACTAAGTCAGCAAAATCTAAACGTGCTCCTCGTCCAGCCAAATATAAATATGTCGATGAAAACGGCAGTGAAAAATTATGGACAGGTCAGGGCCGTACACCAAAAGCTATCGCCGCTGCACTTGAAAATGGTAAGACTTTGGAAGATTTTGAAATTTGA
- a CDS encoding type 4 pilus major pilin: MVLLKNRKYRKGFSLLELLLVLGIVAGLVVSAFIVYPKVQAAQRVEMESKNIAAIQAGVKAFYASAPDYSGLNNTVALNASIFPDSMLSSEGDERKVVNSFNGDVELVASGINQNGNIIADAAFSITYYGVPSAECIRLIYAVRNNFYSVLINRVAVPQDDYEFSSRRCSSTTSNRITFISL, from the coding sequence ATGGTGCTATTAAAAAACAGAAAATATAGAAAAGGGTTTTCTCTGCTGGAGTTGCTTTTAGTTTTAGGTATTGTTGCCGGGTTGGTTGTCAGTGCGTTTATTGTTTACCCTAAGGTTCAGGCAGCACAACGTGTAGAAATGGAAAGTAAGAACATCGCTGCAATTCAAGCCGGAGTGAAAGCATTCTATGCCTCTGCGCCTGATTACAGTGGATTGAACAATACCGTTGCGCTTAATGCCAGTATTTTTCCTGACAGCATGTTAAGTAGTGAGGGAGATGAAAGAAAGGTTGTAAATTCATTCAACGGTGATGTTGAGCTGGTTGCTTCGGGGATCAATCAGAATGGCAATATTATTGCCGATGCTGCTTTTTCTATAACTTATTATGGTGTACCAAGTGCTGAATGTATCAGGTTGATTTATGCTGTTCGCAATAATTTTTACTCTGTGTTGATAAACAGGGTAGCTGTTCCTCAAGACGATTATGAATTTTCTTCAAGGCGATGCAGTTCAACAACAAGCAACAGGATCACATTCATTTCATTATAA
- the pilV gene encoding shufflon system plasmid conjugative transfer pilus tip adhesin PilV, producing MKITNQKGFSLLEITLVLGIGTAMTFIKFQDMKTEQENILASAVGQQMKQMGEAVNRYISIRYDKLSTLTSSSSQSSDPGPRTCSANGCEITYQTLVNEGLLPSTYTGVNAQNSSYKILLKRDGGSPNYVINGLVITTLPWSEGNRVRYDLLGRAMQAAGIDSGMTQSATVASGTAGQWAENQNSYSGINAAGLLAYRVGYDSSMYSVYLRRDGTLPMTGDLNMGGHSINNARDITASGSLSIAGVVSAGQELISNNHLTVKNEGYFGGRIATNGLNPHDLPDGWGGGIRTWDIYAVGTIATGSDKTIKSYLNSHGDIGASRHISAGGNITSSGTVSGQYFQPTSTSVAGSSCASDGLISKNSEGSILYCQNGEWRGIGGGSITRTATDSLRLQSTGDFNYLNVFVASKFYPADGTHTGSATFNVLVGGKMVGQITTSITVWKAGSRGHYWGYENTGATLRMFATAVKQGDVVQVVMASAGFHSSSDISVSLSQ from the coding sequence ATGAAAATAACAAATCAAAAAGGGTTTTCCCTATTGGAAATAACACTGGTGTTAGGTATCGGCACAGCAATGACTTTCATTAAGTTTCAGGATATGAAAACAGAACAAGAAAATATTCTGGCCTCTGCTGTTGGTCAGCAAATGAAACAGATGGGTGAGGCGGTTAATCGTTATATCAGCATTCGATATGACAAACTTTCAACCCTGACTTCCAGTAGTAGCCAGAGCAGCGATCCGGGACCACGAACCTGTTCGGCTAATGGTTGTGAAATTACGTATCAGACGCTGGTAAATGAAGGGCTATTACCCTCTACCTATACGGGTGTAAACGCGCAGAATTCTTCCTACAAGATCCTGTTAAAGCGCGATGGGGGTTCACCTAATTACGTTATTAACGGGCTGGTTATCACTACGTTGCCGTGGTCAGAAGGGAACCGTGTTCGCTATGACTTATTAGGCCGTGCTATGCAGGCGGCTGGCATTGATAGTGGTATGACGCAATCCGCTACGGTGGCATCTGGAACCGCTGGCCAATGGGCTGAGAACCAAAATAGCTACAGTGGGATTAATGCAGCAGGATTGCTGGCCTACCGTGTTGGATATGACAGTTCTATGTATTCGGTTTATCTACGTCGTGATGGAACATTACCAATGACGGGTGATCTGAATATGGGAGGTCATAGTATTAATAACGCAAGAGATATAACAGCTTCTGGAAGCTTAAGTATTGCTGGTGTGGTTTCTGCTGGACAAGAACTTATTTCTAATAATCATTTAACTGTAAAAAATGAGGGTTATTTTGGTGGTAGGATCGCTACTAATGGATTAAATCCTCATGATTTACCTGATGGATGGGGAGGTGGTATAAGAACATGGGATATTTATGCCGTTGGAACTATAGCAACAGGTTCTGATAAAACAATTAAATCTTACTTAAATAGTCATGGAGATATCGGCGCTTCGAGGCATATTTCAGCAGGTGGAAACATAACTTCATCAGGAACGGTATCTGGTCAATATTTTCAACCCACATCAACATCTGTAGCCGGATCATCGTGCGCTTCAGACGGATTGATAAGTAAAAATAGTGAGGGATCAATCCTATACTGCCAGAATGGGGAATGGAGGGGCATCGGAGGAGGAAGTATCACCCGAACAGCCACTGACAGTTTACGTCTTCAGTCCACGGGGGATTTTAACTATCTTAATGTGTTTGTGGCGTCAAAATTTTATCCGGCAGATGGTACACACACCGGTTCAGCTACGTTTAATGTTCTGGTAGGGGGCAAGATGGTGGGACAAATCACGACTTCAATTACGGTCTGGAAAGCGGGGAGTCGTGGACATTACTGGGGTTATGAAAATACGGGCGCGACATTGCGTATGTTTGCGACAGCAGTAAAACAGGGCGATGTTGTTCAGGTGGTTATGGCAAGTGCTGGATTTCATAGCAGCAGTGATATCAGCGTTTCATTATCTCAGTAA
- a CDS encoding type VI secretion system PAAR protein, whose protein sequence is MPGAARLNDIGSGHDCFPETPIIEGSSDVIINGQPAARQGDAVLLHGCPCPNAPHGVHSRKIAEGSSTVIINGKPAARIGDGINCGGVIVSGSGNVIIGDTPHRSPVQECAKQAALTRAPLLALTPMLAVEPVFAKSCLRGAGCTGAGKEEEPQGNIGEMSFYVAEPVGKSITPADKPGEVKQYAQAAKKKNSSSAVSPPQSFAGKNEPLPNTPSGATNKPQIPPMEPWYKTVFDLLVGKADAAMLPPPQQVVMAGTAAQAGATAATGGAVAQANQDAAKALTHQMKRLSGPSIWQGQLQMAQSFLLMGALIQHHLKGEKDDLLTQEKLLEVAKKQGTVPSRVRYQWVEDEETGRLKVVGYHTSMESGRDQVRVRLLKHDFPNNRYEFWEEGATGPTILWTPDNPGMELPTDTAHGEQPVIPSAVPGFEIPEMDDVSILATPMPDEKDFRDYILVFPENAFPPIYVYLSKKIDTPIWTKTEDLTPVSNAYTHWIKHRKEFSEKNYNNSKEYVNDTHDFVNNPPAGVLIKKRGNGDTLYYHPESNTFAVMNKHGVPKTMFKPKNKMLYWEKQ, encoded by the coding sequence ATGCCGGGTGCTGCCCGTCTTAATGACATCGGAAGTGGTCATGACTGTTTCCCTGAAACCCCGATAATCGAAGGCAGTTCTGATGTCATTATTAATGGTCAGCCTGCTGCCCGACAAGGTGATGCTGTTCTGCTTCACGGTTGTCCCTGTCCCAATGCACCACATGGTGTTCATTCCCGAAAAATCGCCGAAGGTTCATCCACCGTCATTATTAACGGTAAACCTGCTGCGCGTATTGGAGATGGTATCAATTGCGGTGGTGTCATTGTCTCCGGCAGTGGCAACGTCATTATTGGTGATACACCCCATCGTTCTCCCGTTCAGGAATGCGCTAAACAGGCAGCATTAACCCGTGCGCCATTGCTGGCATTAACACCGATGCTGGCAGTTGAGCCTGTTTTTGCCAAATCCTGTTTACGTGGAGCGGGTTGTACTGGTGCGGGAAAGGAAGAAGAGCCACAGGGCAATATCGGGGAGATGAGCTTTTATGTCGCCGAGCCTGTTGGTAAATCTATCACTCCGGCTGATAAACCGGGTGAAGTGAAACAGTATGCGCAGGCGGCGAAAAAGAAAAATTCGTCTTCTGCTGTTTCTCCTCCTCAGTCATTTGCCGGAAAAAACGAACCGTTACCCAACACCCCGTCTGGTGCGACTAACAAGCCTCAGATACCCCCGATGGAGCCGTGGTATAAAACGGTATTCGACCTGTTAGTGGGTAAAGCGGATGCGGCAATGTTGCCGCCACCTCAACAAGTGGTCATGGCAGGTACGGCAGCACAGGCGGGTGCGACCGCTGCTACGGGTGGCGCTGTAGCGCAGGCCAATCAGGATGCAGCAAAGGCACTGACACATCAGATGAAACGCCTTTCTGGTCCATCAATCTGGCAAGGCCAGTTGCAGATGGCGCAAAGTTTCTTGCTGATGGGAGCGTTGATTCAGCACCATCTGAAAGGTGAAAAAGACGATCTGCTGACACAGGAAAAGCTACTGGAGGTAGCGAAGAAACAGGGAACGGTGCCCAGTCGTGTTCGCTATCAGTGGGTGGAAGATGAGGAAACAGGCAGGCTGAAGGTGGTTGGCTACCACACCAGTATGGAAAGTGGTCGCGATCAGGTGCGCGTCAGATTACTGAAACATGATTTCCCCAATAACCGTTACGAGTTCTGGGAAGAGGGCGCAACAGGACCGACGATTTTATGGACACCGGATAATCCGGGTATGGAATTACCTACAGACACGGCACACGGTGAACAGCCTGTTATTCCGTCAGCAGTGCCGGGATTTGAAATTCCCGAAATGGATGATGTCAGCATTCTTGCAACACCGATGCCGGACGAGAAGGATTTTCGGGACTACATTCTGGTGTTCCCAGAGAATGCGTTTCCACCGATTTATGTTTATTTGAGTAAAAAGATTGATACGCCTATTTGGACAAAAACGGAAGATTTAACCCCAGTATCTAATGCTTATACGCATTGGATAAAACATCGGAAGGAGTTTTCTGAAAAAAACTATAACAATTCTAAGGAATATGTTAACGATACACATGATTTTGTTAACAATCCTCCTGCGGGGGTTTTAATAAAAAAACGTGGCAATGGTGATACTTTATATTATCATCCAGAATCAAATACATTCGCTGTAATGAATAAACATGGTGTTCCGAAGACAATGTTTAAGCCAAAGAATAAAATGTTATATTGGGAGAAGCAATGA
- a CDS encoding CPCC family cysteine-rich protein, which translates to MSNKFLCPCCGERTIYALGDYEICPVCNWEDDPVQSREPDCAGGANQMSLNEAREAFKNGQKIK; encoded by the coding sequence ATGAGCAACAAATTCTTGTGTCCATGTTGTGGGGAGAGAACAATTTACGCTTTGGGCGATTATGAAATTTGTCCTGTATGTAATTGGGAAGATGACCCAGTGCAGTCGCGAGAACCTGATTGTGCAGGAGGGGCAAATCAGATGAGTTTAAATGAAGCCAGAGAAGCTTTTAAAAATGGCCAAAAAATTAAATGA
- a CDS encoding DUF4926 domain-containing protein — MASCFLFDVIYLKNDLPDKGLKKGMLGTIVHIYNEPFPAYEIEFCDDNGETLACITLKPDCFSNVDFKK; from the coding sequence ATGGCGAGTTGTTTTTTATTTGATGTTATTTATTTAAAAAATGATCTTCCAGATAAAGGGTTAAAAAAAGGAATGTTAGGGACTATTGTTCACATTTATAATGAGCCATTCCCTGCATATGAGATAGAATTTTGTGATGATAATGGTGAGACACTGGCCTGTATCACATTAAAACCAGACTGTTTTAGTAATGTTGATTTTAAAAAATAG
- a CDS encoding SEFIR domain-containing protein produces MTDKNLLMLLSRKAHDINRYNSQHTNGKVIHSLRIYAQMENPKLFISYSWSNPTHEQWVIDLANELTESGIHVILDKWDLKEGHDSVAFMEKMVTDPQITKVAIICDEIYASKADGRAGGVGTETQIISREVYENQEQGKFVAIISEKDSQGKAFLPTYYKSRIYIDLSEPDNYTDNFDKLLRWIYDKPLYTRPAIGNRPSFLDESDSISLGTTAIYKRAVSAIKENKIFASGALDEYLSTFVSNLERFRITEKEGEFDDQVVENIDKFTPYRNEAITLFITLSQYASTEENILKLHRFFEALIPYMSRPENVSSCSTWDFDNFKFIIHELFLYAVAILTKYERFREVNVLLTQQYYIAGRNDYGKDAMVGYEVFREYLRSLEHRNNRLELRRLSIHADLLEQRSKTSGIEFRYLMQADFILFLRNGIHQTDSYTSWFPDTLLYVGHFHSAFEVFARSSSKSYFEKAKYVLGIDKLSDLNELMNAYNTGRKKLPTWQFESFSPSVLLGFERLAQKV; encoded by the coding sequence ATGACTGATAAAAATCTGTTAATGTTATTATCAAGAAAGGCTCATGATATCAACCGTTACAACTCACAGCACACTAACGGCAAAGTTATCCACTCATTAAGGATTTACGCACAAATGGAAAATCCCAAATTATTCATTTCTTATAGTTGGTCTAACCCAACCCATGAACAATGGGTAATTGATTTGGCTAATGAGCTAACAGAATCTGGTATCCATGTAATTCTTGATAAATGGGATCTAAAAGAAGGCCATGACTCGGTTGCCTTCATGGAAAAAATGGTTACAGACCCCCAGATAACCAAAGTAGCAATTATATGCGATGAAATTTACGCATCAAAGGCAGATGGTCGAGCTGGTGGTGTCGGTACAGAAACCCAAATTATCTCACGTGAAGTTTATGAAAATCAGGAGCAAGGGAAGTTTGTAGCAATTATTTCAGAAAAAGATTCACAAGGAAAAGCATTTCTACCCACTTATTACAAATCACGTATATATATTGATTTAAGTGAACCAGATAACTATACCGATAATTTTGATAAATTATTGCGCTGGATATACGACAAACCCTTATATACTAGACCAGCGATAGGAAATCGCCCTTCATTTTTAGATGAATCAGATAGTATATCTCTGGGAACAACTGCTATATACAAAAGAGCCGTATCAGCTATCAAAGAAAACAAAATTTTTGCTTCGGGTGCCTTAGATGAGTATTTATCTACATTTGTTAGTAACCTTGAGAGATTTAGAATTACCGAAAAAGAAGGTGAGTTTGATGATCAAGTTGTTGAGAATATAGATAAATTCACGCCATACAGAAATGAAGCAATTACATTATTCATTACTCTCTCTCAATATGCATCAACAGAAGAAAATATTCTCAAATTACATCGTTTCTTTGAAGCCCTGATCCCATACATGAGCAGACCAGAAAATGTAAGCAGTTGTAGTACGTGGGATTTTGATAATTTTAAATTTATCATTCATGAACTTTTTCTATATGCGGTTGCCATTTTAACGAAGTATGAAAGATTTAGAGAAGTTAACGTTTTATTGACACAACAGTATTATATAGCAGGGAGAAATGATTATGGAAAGGATGCAATGGTTGGATACGAAGTTTTTCGAGAGTATTTACGCTCTTTAGAACATCGGAATAATAGATTAGAGCTAAGGCGTTTATCTATCCATGCGGATTTACTTGAGCAAAGAAGTAAGACTTCTGGCATAGAATTTCGCTATTTAATGCAAGCTGACTTTATACTTTTTCTGCGAAATGGTATACATCAAACTGATTCTTATACCAGTTGGTTTCCAGACACTTTACTGTATGTTGGTCATTTTCATAGTGCATTTGAAGTTTTCGCAAGGTCTTCATCAAAGTCATACTTTGAAAAGGCAAAATATGTTTTAGGCATAGATAAACTATCAGATCTTAATGAATTGATGAACGCTTATAATACTGGCCGGAAAAAGTTACCAACATGGCAGTTCGAGTCATTCAGTCCTTCCGTATTACTTGGCTTTGAACGACTAGCTCAGAAGGTATAA
- a CDS encoding integrase arm-type DNA-binding domain-containing protein yields MSLTDTKVKNAKPSEKVVKLTDGFGLYLLVHPNGSKYWQLGYRFEGKQKVFSIGVYPAVSLADARQRRDEAKKLLAAGIDPSAKKQADNKIVQERRNNTRAFKTVAKSWFATKTKWSEDYQRSVWTRLETYLFPDIGEKDIAELDTGDLLVPIKKIEKLGYLEIAMRVKQYATAIMRYAVQQKMIRFNPAYDLEGAVQKPQTEHRPAIELEEIPVLLERIESYRGRSRLTQLAIKLNLLIFVRSSELRFARWSEIDFKSALWVIPEQRQSIEGIKHSGRGAKMRRKHYVSLCDQALAILEELKDLTYDVNGDDGFILTGCYDAMKPMSENTINKALRKMGYDTKIDLCGHGFRTLACSALIESGIWPEDVVELQMSHMEKNNVRAAYTHKAKHLEQRRLMLQWWADFLDANSNGMVRPFEFGQKG; encoded by the coding sequence ATGTCACTTACTGATACTAAAGTAAAAAATGCCAAGCCGTCAGAAAAGGTGGTTAAGCTCACTGACGGGTTCGGCCTCTACTTGCTGGTACATCCCAACGGTTCCAAATACTGGCAGTTAGGCTATCGCTTTGAAGGGAAACAGAAGGTGTTTTCCATCGGCGTCTACCCTGCTGTTTCTCTGGCTGATGCCAGACAACGACGAGATGAAGCAAAAAAGCTGTTAGCGGCGGGAATCGACCCCAGCGCCAAAAAACAGGCTGACAACAAAATCGTTCAAGAGCGGCGTAACAACACCCGCGCTTTCAAAACGGTTGCCAAAAGCTGGTTTGCCACCAAAACCAAATGGTCGGAAGATTATCAGCGTTCGGTCTGGACACGACTGGAAACCTATCTGTTCCCTGACATTGGTGAAAAAGATATTGCTGAACTGGATACAGGCGACCTACTGGTTCCCATCAAAAAGATAGAGAAGCTGGGTTATCTGGAAATCGCTATGCGGGTGAAACAGTACGCCACAGCCATCATGCGTTATGCCGTCCAGCAAAAGATGATCCGTTTCAATCCTGCCTATGATTTAGAAGGCGCGGTTCAGAAGCCCCAGACCGAACACCGCCCCGCTATCGAACTTGAAGAGATACCAGTCCTACTGGAACGTATTGAATCTTATAGAGGCCGTAGCAGACTGACCCAATTGGCGATAAAACTCAATTTGCTGATTTTTGTCCGTTCCAGTGAACTCCGCTTTGCCCGTTGGTCAGAGATCGATTTCAAAAGTGCTTTATGGGTTATCCCTGAACAACGTCAATCCATTGAAGGGATCAAGCATTCAGGCCGTGGTGCAAAAATGCGCAGGAAACATTATGTTTCTCTATGCGATCAAGCACTGGCAATTTTGGAAGAGCTTAAAGACCTCACCTATGATGTTAACGGTGATGACGGCTTTATCCTGACTGGCTGTTATGATGCGATGAAGCCTATGAGTGAAAACACCATCAACAAGGCACTGCGCAAAATGGGCTATGACACCAAAATCGATCTATGCGGTCATGGTTTCCGAACGCTGGCGTGTAGCGCACTAATCGAATCGGGTATCTGGCCTGAAGATGTGGTTGAACTTCAGATGAGCCACATGGAAAAGAACAACGTTCGCGCTGCCTACACTCACAAGGCCAAACACCTTGAACAACGCCGCCTAATGCTGCAATGGTGGGCTGATTTTCTGGATGCTAACAGCAACGGGATGGTTAGGCCGTTTGAGTTTGGGCAGAAGGGATAA
- a CDS encoding DUF4427 domain-containing protein gives MKNNIRFDLSDYLIHFYRDVNLDSGSHILLPEHCGFNCNHHNTLIDARYLLRLALRNNKLSASWSYRNNIRTIYGCSPAICYTDMPISAYLESGFNRMNNRENIGLYALVFPKDKMFQVGARPVIYALDSDNSICFDSDFGDERIINTDVLPLIEQYRYVTYVPNRIDWTHEREWRWPYRGDTEYLDKMIKEFGIIDDISNIPGLDFSKVDVGGAGVIVPYANDVSIISHDILTLIDRGVIHKNFFKFIIAIENISSFSQILEPLELSNHINSCAFDFDGYFNFSSDEVNLYVKPLLDYVDELYKDKYFLSSSYPYEYGNSWIWVQDNQSAFVRVLLQSGIISVNKEGRYLIDIKLNEKGWSLRKKEDFANHVAEWINNRFGLLATSFSVAGSHDFDELPYYVDSLDEEHPFYNETISVDW, from the coding sequence ATGAAGAACAACATAAGGTTTGATTTGTCAGATTATTTAATTCATTTTTACCGTGATGTTAATTTAGATAGCGGTAGTCACATATTATTACCAGAGCATTGCGGATTTAACTGTAATCATCATAATACATTAATTGATGCTAGGTATTTACTTCGTTTGGCATTGCGTAACAATAAATTATCGGCCTCGTGGTCTTATAGAAATAATATAAGAACTATTTATGGTTGCTCTCCCGCAATTTGTTATACGGACATGCCGATTTCTGCTTATCTGGAGTCGGGTTTTAATCGCATGAATAATAGGGAAAATATTGGGTTATATGCTCTTGTTTTTCCGAAAGATAAAATGTTTCAGGTTGGAGCAAGGCCAGTTATTTATGCTCTCGATTCCGATAATTCAATTTGTTTCGATTCTGATTTTGGCGATGAAAGAATAATAAATACTGATGTTCTTCCTTTAATTGAGCAATATAGATATGTTACGTATGTTCCTAACCGCATTGACTGGACTCATGAAAGAGAATGGCGTTGGCCGTACCGCGGTGATACGGAATATTTAGATAAAATGATTAAGGAATTCGGTATCATAGATGACATTTCTAATATACCCGGGTTGGACTTTAGTAAAGTTGATGTGGGAGGTGCGGGCGTAATTGTTCCTTATGCAAATGATGTCTCTATTATTTCCCATGATATTTTAACGCTTATTGATAGAGGGGTAATACATAAGAATTTCTTTAAATTTATAATAGCAATTGAAAATATAAGTTCATTTTCACAGATTTTAGAACCGTTAGAGTTGTCAAATCATATTAATAGTTGTGCTTTTGATTTTGATGGATATTTCAATTTTTCATCTGATGAAGTTAATCTTTATGTCAAACCACTATTAGATTATGTAGATGAACTATATAAAGACAAATATTTTCTAAGCAGTTCTTATCCCTACGAATATGGGAATTCATGGATCTGGGTTCAAGATAATCAATCTGCATTTGTTAGGGTATTACTTCAATCAGGTATAATCTCTGTTAATAAGGAGGGGCGTTACTTGATAGATATTAAATTAAATGAAAAAGGCTGGTCCCTTCGCAAAAAGGAAGATTTTGCTAACCATGTTGCAGAATGGATAAACAATAGGTTTGGGCTTCTTGCAACGTCATTTTCTGTTGCTGGTTCTCATGATTTCGATGAACTACCTTATTATGTTGATTCGTTAGACGAAGAACACCCATTCTATAATGAAACAATTTCTGTCGATTGGTAA
- a CDS encoding ATP-binding protein has protein sequence MSKSHLRFQVDSRIATLLSQEYPSSERALKELVDNAWDADAEGVTILLPKPLSGDPIVIKDNGTGMTEEELRRHYLFIATDRRSHRGERTALKNRLVKGRKGIGKFAGLMAASVMTLETRARGRVCRFILRLDELSQVDDIERLNIDLHSDSCDVNQHGTTITLSELHQGLSFPDANKLRQILLQDYGRQDDFSINVNEKYLDVDDVSGNYAEFETELANVGSVRLRFTISDAKAGLRQPGVTLRVDGKSVGRPRFFCKHPGKTAHSLLEIFRHTDYVTCGDSYA, from the coding sequence ATGAGTAAGTCTCATTTGAGATTTCAGGTTGATTCTCGTATTGCCACTTTATTAAGTCAGGAATATCCGTCCTCTGAACGTGCATTGAAGGAGCTTGTAGACAATGCATGGGATGCAGATGCAGAAGGTGTCACTATCCTGCTCCCTAAGCCACTCAGTGGCGACCCCATTGTCATTAAAGACAATGGCACTGGCATGACTGAAGAGGAATTGAGGCGACATTATTTATTCATTGCAACTGACCGACGTTCACATCGCGGCGAACGAACCGCCTTAAAAAATCGATTGGTTAAAGGGCGAAAGGGTATAGGTAAGTTTGCTGGTTTGATGGCTGCATCAGTCATGACTCTTGAAACCCGAGCTCGTGGACGTGTGTGCCGCTTTATATTGCGTTTGGACGAGCTTTCGCAGGTAGATGATATTGAGAGGCTAAATATCGACTTGCACAGTGATTCATGTGATGTAAACCAGCATGGAACAACGATTACCCTGAGTGAACTGCATCAGGGCCTAAGTTTTCCTGATGCTAATAAACTACGTCAAATCCTCCTACAGGATTACGGACGTCAAGACGATTTTTCCATCAATGTTAATGAAAAATACCTGGATGTTGATGATGTATCGGGTAATTACGCAGAATTTGAGACTGAACTCGCAAATGTTGGTAGTGTTAGACTGCGTTTTACTATCAGTGATGCTAAAGCTGGATTACGTCAGCCGGGTGTGACACTACGTGTCGATGGAAAGTCTGTTGGACGACCAAGATTCTTTTGTAAGCATCCCGGCAAAACGGCCCATTCACTTTTAGAGATCTTCCGACATACTGATTATGTCACCTGTGGAGATAGCTATGCGTAA